One part of the Mariniflexile litorale genome encodes these proteins:
- a CDS encoding aminotransferase class V-fold PLP-dependent enzyme gives MSIIENTQKVTNTNKSKVSIPNLEAYFASFRENIVGLNTSFLSPYGEKKIIYADWTASGRLYRPIEEKLLNDIGPFVANTHTETSITGSVMTHAYHEARQIIKKHVNASNDDILITVGTGMTGAINKFQRILGIKLNENLKDHTVVPEEKRPIVFVSHMEHHSNQTSWLETIAKVIVIPSNKDGLPCLESLVGLLQKYNETPIKIAAITGCSNVTGIITPYHDIAKIMHQNNGLCFVDFACSAPYVMIDMHPVDEDEYLDAITFSPHKFLGGPGTSGVLIFNKKLYKNLVPDNPGGGTVNYTNPWGDHDYIDDIETREDGGTPGFLQAIRIALSIQLKEKMGIQNILDREHELNAIIFGRLKNIKNLKILASEHTNRLSVFSFYIENAHYNLIVKLLNDRFGVQTRGGCSCAGTYGHYLLNVDKTTSKFIEKKILVGCLIERPGWVRMSVHPTMTNAEVGFICDAIEAVSKSFEIWSKDYTYDALKNEHIYHSELNTESEMIKNWFKL, from the coding sequence ATGAGTATCATTGAAAATACCCAAAAAGTTACAAATACTAACAAGTCAAAGGTGTCAATACCAAATCTTGAAGCCTATTTTGCGTCATTTAGAGAAAACATAGTAGGCTTAAATACATCTTTTTTATCTCCTTATGGAGAAAAGAAAATTATCTATGCCGATTGGACAGCAAGCGGGCGTTTATATAGACCCATAGAAGAGAAGCTTTTAAATGATATAGGCCCTTTTGTAGCAAACACACACACCGAAACGTCTATTACAGGTAGTGTGATGACGCATGCCTATCATGAAGCCAGACAAATTATTAAGAAACATGTTAATGCCTCAAACGACGATATTCTAATTACTGTAGGTACAGGCATGACGGGAGCTATTAATAAGTTTCAGCGTATCTTAGGTATCAAACTCAATGAAAATTTAAAAGATCATACCGTAGTTCCAGAAGAAAAAAGACCAATTGTTTTTGTATCGCATATGGAGCATCATTCTAATCAAACTTCTTGGTTAGAAACTATCGCAAAGGTAATAGTAATTCCATCGAACAAAGATGGATTGCCTTGTTTAGAAAGCTTAGTAGGGTTGTTACAAAAATACAATGAGACACCTATTAAAATTGCTGCTATTACAGGCTGTTCAAATGTTACTGGCATTATCACACCATACCATGACATCGCCAAGATAATGCATCAAAATAATGGTTTATGTTTTGTAGATTTTGCGTGTTCTGCACCTTATGTTATGATAGATATGCACCCAGTCGATGAAGATGAATATTTAGATGCTATTACTTTTTCACCACATAAATTTTTAGGAGGTCCTGGAACTTCGGGTGTTTTAATATTTAATAAAAAATTGTACAAAAACTTAGTTCCTGATAATCCAGGTGGAGGTACCGTAAACTATACAAACCCTTGGGGAGACCATGATTATATTGATGATATAGAAACCCGAGAAGATGGTGGTACACCTGGGTTTTTACAGGCTATCAGAATAGCCCTTTCTATTCAATTGAAAGAGAAAATGGGTATTCAAAATATTTTAGATAGAGAACACGAATTGAATGCCATTATCTTTGGAAGACTTAAAAATATTAAAAATCTAAAAATATTAGCTTCAGAACATACCAATAGATTAAGTGTATTTTCATTCTATATTGAAAATGCCCATTACAATTTAATAGTCAAATTATTAAATGATAGGTTTGGAGTGCAAACTCGTGGAGGATGTTCTTGTGCAGGTACTTACGGACATTATTTATTAAATGTAGATAAGACCACTTCAAAATTTATAGAAAAGAAAATCCTTGTAGGCTGTTTAATAGAGCGTCCAGGGTGGGTTAGAATGTCTGTACATCCTACCATGACAAACGCAGAAGTTGGATTTATTTGCGATGCGATTGAAGCAGTTTCTAAAAGTTTCGAAATTTGGAGCAAAGATTATACATATGATGCTTTAAAAAACGAACATATTTATCATTCTGAATTAAATACAGAAAGTGAAATGATAAAAAATTGGTTTAAGTTGTAA
- a CDS encoding cytochrome c biogenesis protein CcdA, producing MRQFLFLLSVLILSLTGHSQILEPVKWTTSVEKLSDTEYELTSKATIESGWHLYSQNVPENGPIATTFTYDDSEGGFNIVGNTSEEEGHTIDDPVFGMKIKFFEKSAIFKQKVIVESDIKSINAFVEFMVCDDSRCLPPTEVDLVFILSDEAVVNSNETILDNADSITNDESHKGLWSIFFIAFLSGFAALLTPCVFPMIPMTVSFFTKQSKTKAAGIRNAIIYGICIIVIYVLLGTAVTGIFGADALNALATNVWFNIIFFLLLVIFAVSFLGAFEIMLPNSWANKVDSQADRGGLIGIFFMALALAIVSFSCTGPIVGTLLVEAASKGGLAPIIGMLGFSLAIALPFALFAAFPGWLNSLPKSGGWLNTVKVVLGFLELALAFKFLSQADLVLQAHLLEREVFLAIWIAIFGALAFYLFGKIQLPHDSPLTHISVGRLSLGLVVLSFTIYMIPGLWGAPLNLISAFPPPLEYSESPYGVGFSKMGTASVLDSHEGLPDGAHLLAPHDILAFNDYDKGLAYAKEVGKPVMIDFTGWACVNCRKMEQNVWPKPEVLNILKNDIVLISLYVDDKRPLEAHEVTESKLKPGKKLKYIGQKWSELQTIRYKANSQPFYVLMDHNEENLITPVGYTPDVDTYVEWLQKGILKFK from the coding sequence ATGAGGCAGTTTCTTTTCCTATTAAGTGTTTTAATCCTATCACTAACAGGTCACTCCCAAATTCTTGAACCTGTAAAATGGACGACAAGTGTTGAAAAACTATCAGATACCGAGTACGAATTAACATCTAAGGCAACTATAGAATCTGGATGGCATTTATATTCACAAAATGTCCCAGAAAATGGACCCATTGCCACTACCTTTACTTATGATGATAGCGAAGGAGGTTTCAATATCGTTGGAAACACTTCAGAAGAAGAAGGCCATACTATTGATGATCCAGTTTTTGGAATGAAGATTAAATTCTTCGAAAAGTCGGCGATTTTCAAACAAAAAGTGATTGTAGAGAGTGATATTAAAAGCATCAATGCTTTTGTAGAGTTTATGGTTTGCGATGATAGTAGGTGCCTACCACCAACCGAAGTCGATTTGGTATTCATACTTTCTGATGAAGCAGTCGTAAATTCAAATGAAACTATTTTAGATAATGCAGATTCAATAACGAATGATGAGTCTCACAAAGGACTTTGGTCTATCTTTTTCATAGCATTCTTGTCAGGATTTGCAGCCTTGTTAACACCTTGTGTGTTTCCTATGATTCCTATGACGGTGAGTTTCTTTACCAAACAGAGCAAAACCAAAGCAGCAGGAATAAGAAACGCTATTATTTACGGAATTTGTATCATTGTTATTTATGTATTATTAGGAACTGCTGTCACTGGTATATTTGGTGCCGATGCATTAAACGCACTGGCAACCAACGTATGGTTTAATATTATATTCTTTTTACTGTTAGTCATTTTTGCGGTATCCTTTTTAGGTGCATTTGAGATTATGCTACCAAATTCTTGGGCAAATAAAGTAGATTCACAAGCTGATAGAGGCGGATTGATAGGCATCTTTTTTATGGCACTAGCATTGGCTATAGTTTCATTTTCATGTACCGGTCCTATCGTTGGAACCTTGTTGGTTGAAGCTGCCTCTAAAGGTGGTTTAGCTCCTATAATTGGCATGCTAGGCTTTTCACTAGCTATCGCTTTACCTTTTGCTTTATTTGCTGCATTCCCAGGTTGGTTAAATTCATTACCAAAGTCTGGTGGTTGGTTAAACACCGTGAAAGTCGTACTTGGGTTTTTAGAATTAGCCTTAGCTTTTAAATTCTTATCACAAGCCGATTTAGTACTTCAAGCACACTTGTTAGAGCGTGAAGTATTTTTAGCCATTTGGATAGCCATTTTTGGAGCATTAGCATTTTATTTATTCGGAAAAATACAATTACCACACGATTCGCCCTTAACCCATATTTCTGTTGGAAGACTCAGTTTAGGGCTTGTTGTTTTATCATTTACTATTTATATGATACCAGGACTTTGGGGAGCACCTTTAAATTTAATAAGTGCCTTCCCACCACCGTTAGAATATAGCGAATCGCCATACGGGGTTGGTTTTTCAAAAATGGGTACAGCCTCCGTTTTAGATTCTCATGAAGGTTTACCAGATGGCGCGCATTTATTAGCACCACACGACATTTTAGCCTTTAATGATTATGATAAAGGGCTCGCATATGCAAAAGAAGTCGGCAAACCTGTTATGATAGATTTTACAGGTTGGGCCTGTGTAAACTGTAGAAAAATGGAGCAAAACGTGTGGCCTAAACCAGAAGTACTTAATATTCTTAAAAACGATATCGTATTAATATCATTGTATGTTGATGACAAACGCCCTTTAGAAGCTCATGAAGTTACCGAATCCAAATTAAAGCCAGGGAAAAAGTTGAAATATATTGGACAAAAATGGAGCGAGTTACAAACTATTAGGTACAAAGCTAACTCACAACCGTTTTATGTATTAATGGACCATAATGAAGAAAATTTGATTACTCCAGTAGGTTACACGCCCGATGTAGACACCTATGTTGAATGGTTGCAAAAAGGAATTTTAAAGTTTAAGTAG
- a CDS encoding carbohydrate-binding family 9-like protein, which yields MKEKLIIPNISNSSNKQKDFEKVLKLSDYHHIDQYPWGKTDEFQKIRFKIAHNNKNIYLYYDVTEPEMMAKYSNHNDPVCKDSCVEFFIAFEKDANYYNFEFNSLGTCLLAWGPDRYNRQLLDTKKINLIKVKTKIKRVNKNGLTLFNWKTFIKIPLKTFSFSSIKSLENIKARANFYKCGDDLSKPHYITWNTIKSEKPDFHLKSYFGDIEFD from the coding sequence GTGAAGGAAAAATTAATAATCCCTAATATCTCTAACTCTTCAAATAAACAAAAAGACTTTGAAAAAGTTTTAAAATTGTCTGATTATCATCATATCGACCAATATCCATGGGGAAAAACGGATGAATTTCAAAAAATACGTTTTAAAATTGCTCACAACAATAAAAACATTTACTTATACTACGATGTTACGGAGCCTGAAATGATGGCGAAATATTCCAACCACAACGACCCTGTATGTAAAGATAGTTGTGTAGAGTTTTTCATAGCATTTGAAAAAGATGCAAACTATTATAATTTTGAATTTAATTCTTTAGGCACGTGCCTTTTGGCATGGGGACCTGACAGATATAACAGGCAATTACTAGATACCAAGAAAATAAATTTAATAAAAGTAAAAACGAAAATAAAACGAGTTAACAAAAATGGTTTAACACTATTTAATTGGAAAACATTTATAAAAATTCCATTAAAAACCTTTTCATTTAGTAGTATAAAATCTCTTGAAAACATTAAAGCAAGAGCAAACTTTTACAAATGTGGTGACGACCTATCTAAACCTCATTACATCACCTGGAACACTATAAAATCTGAAAAACCTGATTTTCATTTAAAATCTTACTTTGGAGACATTGAATTTGATTAG
- a CDS encoding LacI family DNA-binding transcriptional regulator, with product MDSDERIIGIKDVAKAANVALATVDRVIHNRAGVSKKTKDKVLKVIEKMGYQPNIMASNLSKSKKIVLGVLLPNISEGSGYWEFPMKGIVKAQKELSQYRIKIKTFTFKQDNNKEIRKKVLELINSDIQGLVLTSKFADEIEILLEDCKEKKRPYVFIDSNVRKIDSLCSIQQPLFESGELAAQLFNYCFNKGEILILHLKDTMDTEGIIGLKEKGMNAYLKEKNNSIVTKSLVITDFNENAINRMLTQTLEENPMIKGVFIPNSKVAYIAKYFEKRAGEKIYLIGYDFFNEDIEYLEKEIIDFLICQRPEEQGYQAVYKLFEHVVLKKEVEKEIIMPLDIITKKNYKYY from the coding sequence ATGGATAGTGATGAACGAATAATAGGGATTAAAGATGTTGCTAAGGCAGCTAATGTGGCTCTGGCTACGGTGGATCGTGTAATACATAACCGTGCAGGTGTAAGTAAAAAAACAAAGGATAAGGTATTAAAAGTAATAGAAAAAATGGGTTATCAGCCTAATATTATGGCTAGTAACCTTTCAAAGAGTAAAAAAATTGTTTTAGGGGTTTTATTACCAAATATTTCTGAAGGGTCTGGGTATTGGGAGTTTCCAATGAAAGGGATTGTAAAAGCTCAAAAAGAGTTGTCACAATACCGTATTAAGATTAAAACTTTCACGTTTAAACAAGATAATAATAAAGAAATTAGAAAGAAAGTACTTGAATTGATTAATAGTGATATTCAAGGATTGGTTTTAACTTCTAAGTTTGCTGATGAAATTGAAATTTTATTAGAAGATTGTAAAGAGAAAAAGCGTCCCTACGTTTTCATTGATTCTAATGTTAGGAAGATAGATTCGTTATGTAGTATTCAGCAACCTTTATTTGAAAGTGGAGAGTTGGCAGCTCAGTTATTTAATTACTGTTTTAATAAAGGTGAAATCCTTATTTTACATTTAAAAGATACTATGGATACGGAAGGTATCATAGGCCTAAAAGAAAAGGGCATGAATGCATATTTGAAAGAAAAGAATAATTCAATAGTTACTAAATCCTTAGTAATCACAGATTTTAATGAAAATGCTATTAATAGGATGTTGACTCAAACTTTAGAAGAGAATCCTATGATCAAAGGCGTTTTTATTCCTAATTCAAAAGTAGCATATATAGCTAAATATTTTGAAAAGAGAGCTGGTGAAAAAATCTATCTTATTGGTTATGATTTTTTTAATGAAGATATTGAATACCTTGAAAAAGAGATTATAGATTTTTTAATTTGCCAACGACCAGAAGAACAAGGGTATCAAGCTGTTTATAAGTTGTTTGAACATGTTGTTCTTAAGAAAGAAGTTGAGAAAGAAATAATCATGCCTTTAGATATAATAACTAAAAAGAATTATAAATACTATTAA
- a CDS encoding sodium:solute symporter family protein — translation MTLELLDWIVIIIFFIIMVVIGVWAHFKNKDSGDYFTAGGNMPWWLSGISHHVSGYSGAVFVAYAGLAYTHGFSIYVWWAMTVGISILVTINIFPVRWVRLRKKIGIQSPLEYLSIRYGVKTQQVIAWSGVILKLFDVAAKWAAIAILLKVFTGIPILYGVLFSGGISIIYITIGGLWAVTVSDFVQFIVQIGAGIAMFFAATSKLGGLDSVFTIWDKLPAKNSEPFTEPYTVGFALAFLFINMLSYNGGTWNLATKYISSPNELNTKRAAILSGVLYLIWPLILFFPMWAAPILLPNLEDPTESYGLLTITLLPKGMIGLVLASMFATTMSMTSSDANTISAVITRDILPLHFKRFNISESINPLIVARKVTFIFIFFTILIATQYESFGGILGLIVTWFAALVGPIAVPMLLGMLPLFKRSGSTAALVSVFGGLFTFALIKIYAFSMPFALEISLPLIVSIVLYIFFGLINKKEVSTEVLDLLKAIDKKDEN, via the coding sequence ATGACGCTAGAACTATTAGATTGGATTGTAATTATTATATTTTTTATAATAATGGTAGTTATTGGGGTTTGGGCACATTTTAAAAATAAAGATTCAGGTGATTATTTTACAGCTGGAGGTAACATGCCTTGGTGGTTATCTGGTATATCTCATCATGTATCTGGTTACAGTGGTGCTGTATTTGTGGCTTATGCAGGATTAGCCTATACACACGGGTTTTCTATATATGTTTGGTGGGCAATGACGGTTGGTATATCTATTTTAGTAACTATTAATATATTTCCAGTACGTTGGGTGAGATTACGAAAAAAAATAGGCATACAATCACCTTTAGAATATCTTTCCATAAGGTATGGTGTAAAAACACAACAAGTTATTGCTTGGAGTGGTGTTATTCTAAAATTATTTGATGTTGCTGCTAAATGGGCGGCTATTGCTATTTTATTAAAAGTATTTACAGGTATTCCAATTCTTTATGGGGTTCTTTTTTCTGGAGGTATATCAATTATCTATATAACCATAGGAGGATTATGGGCGGTAACTGTAAGTGATTTTGTGCAATTTATTGTTCAAATAGGTGCTGGTATTGCCATGTTTTTTGCTGCCACATCCAAACTTGGAGGATTAGATTCTGTTTTTACTATTTGGGATAAATTACCTGCTAAGAATAGCGAACCCTTTACAGAACCTTACACGGTTGGTTTTGCTTTAGCTTTCTTATTTATAAATATGCTAAGCTATAATGGAGGTACTTGGAATTTAGCAACGAAATATATTTCCTCGCCAAATGAATTAAATACTAAAAGGGCAGCCATATTATCGGGTGTTTTATACTTAATTTGGCCATTAATATTATTTTTCCCAATGTGGGCGGCACCTATTTTATTACCCAACTTAGAAGATCCTACAGAATCTTATGGATTATTAACAATCACTCTCTTGCCAAAAGGAATGATTGGTTTAGTGCTGGCATCCATGTTTGCAACCACCATGTCTATGACATCTAGTGATGCGAATACTATTTCAGCAGTGATAACCAGAGATATTTTGCCTCTTCATTTTAAGAGATTTAATATTTCTGAATCAATAAATCCGTTAATAGTAGCGAGAAAAGTAACGTTTATTTTTATATTTTTTACCATACTTATTGCAACTCAATACGAATCTTTTGGAGGTATTTTAGGGTTGATAGTTACTTGGTTTGCAGCGCTCGTTGGTCCAATTGCAGTACCTATGTTGTTAGGTATGCTTCCATTATTTAAAAGAAGTGGCTCTACAGCTGCATTGGTTTCTGTTTTTGGAGGCTTGTTCACATTTGCCTTAATTAAAATTTACGCCTTCAGTATGCCTTTTGCTCTAGAGATAAGCTTGCCTTTAATAGTCTCTATTGTTTTATACATATTTTTTGGTCTTATAAATAAAAAAGAAGTTTCAACAGAGGTATTGGACTTATTAAAAGCTATTGATAAAAAAGACGAAAATTAA
- a CDS encoding protein-disulfide reductase DsbD domain-containing protein, translating into MKKVIFLFTLFAFSILQAQILEPVKWSTSVSKISDTEYELVATATIESHWHLYSQNVPEDGPIATSFIFKGNANYLKKGNTVEEKGVTIDDPIFGMKIKFFENKASFKQRIKLKAKAPFKVDATVEFMVCDDSKCIPTEVDLVFNIK; encoded by the coding sequence ATGAAAAAAGTCATATTTCTTTTTACTCTTTTCGCTTTTAGCATTTTACAAGCCCAAATTCTAGAGCCGGTAAAATGGTCAACATCAGTTTCTAAAATTTCAGATACCGAGTATGAATTGGTTGCAACTGCAACTATAGAATCTCATTGGCATTTATATTCTCAAAATGTTCCAGAAGATGGTCCTATTGCCACAAGTTTTATATTTAAAGGCAACGCTAATTATCTTAAAAAAGGAAATACCGTTGAAGAAAAAGGAGTTACGATTGATGATCCTATTTTTGGTATGAAGATTAAATTCTTCGAAAATAAAGCATCATTTAAACAGCGTATTAAATTAAAAGCAAAAGCGCCCTTTAAAGTAGACGCAACCGTTGAGTTTATGGTTTGCGACGACAGTAAATGTATACCTACCGAAGTAGATTTAGTATTCAACATCAAATAA
- the nagA gene encoding N-acetylglucosamine-6-phosphate deacetylase, with amino-acid sequence MKEMINCIDCISNELIQIVVDDNLLVSKKNIETNDNETIFLGPGFLDLQINGFSGVDFNTFPILEDDFLNVINNLAKAGVLSFFPTVITNSDSNIINLLKNINELCLKNPLINSYINGIHLEGPFISPVKEASGAHSKDYIKAPDWELFKVFQEASGNRIKIITLSPEWDNSIDFIKKCAVDNIVVSIGHTVASNEQIKAAVNAGATMSTHLGNGAPLSLHRNSNIIFDQLANTELTPSIIADGFHLPDNFLKIVLKVKKNKVILVSDSTMFAGMETGVYQSHIGGKVTLEKGGRLSMCSNKNMLAGSAVSLLDCVNKLFSSNMLSLSEAWSLASIQPKKLVNIRDTDNDFVLFKLKNNSISILSVFKSGKQIFINN; translated from the coding sequence ATGAAAGAAATGATTAATTGTATTGACTGTATTTCAAATGAATTAATTCAAATTGTAGTTGATGATAATCTATTAGTTTCAAAGAAAAATATTGAAACAAATGATAATGAAACTATTTTTTTAGGTCCTGGTTTTCTGGACCTCCAAATAAATGGTTTTTCTGGGGTCGATTTTAATACGTTTCCAATACTTGAAGACGATTTTCTGAATGTTATTAATAATTTAGCCAAAGCAGGTGTTTTATCTTTCTTCCCAACTGTAATTACTAATTCAGACTCAAATATCATAAATCTTTTAAAAAATATAAATGAATTATGTCTGAAAAACCCTTTAATTAATTCTTATATAAATGGTATTCATCTGGAAGGACCATTTATTTCACCTGTAAAAGAAGCGTCGGGTGCACATTCTAAAGATTATATAAAAGCTCCCGATTGGGAACTGTTTAAAGTGTTTCAAGAAGCGTCAGGTAATAGAATTAAGATAATTACATTAAGTCCAGAGTGGGATAATTCGATAGATTTTATTAAAAAATGTGCTGTCGATAATATAGTTGTTTCTATTGGGCATACGGTGGCTAGTAACGAACAAATAAAAGCAGCTGTTAATGCAGGCGCTACAATGTCCACCCATCTTGGTAATGGTGCGCCATTATCGCTTCATAGAAACTCAAATATTATTTTTGATCAACTAGCAAATACTGAATTAACACCGAGTATTATAGCCGATGGATTTCATTTGCCTGATAATTTTTTAAAAATAGTATTAAAGGTTAAAAAAAATAAAGTTATTCTAGTCAGTGACTCCACCATGTTCGCAGGAATGGAAACAGGAGTTTATCAATCTCATATTGGTGGGAAAGTGACATTAGAAAAAGGAGGAAGGCTTTCTATGTGCAGTAATAAAAATATGTTAGCAGGATCGGCTGTTTCTTTATTGGATTGTGTTAATAAACTTTTTTCAAGTAATATGTTGAGTTTATCTGAAGCTTGGTCATTGGCATCCATCCAGCCCAAGAAATTGGTAAATATACGTGATACTGATAATGATTTTGTTTTATTTAAATTAAAAAACAATTCCATATCTATTTTAAGTGTTTTTAAATCAGGAAAACAGATATTTATAAATAATTAA